From a single Bufo bufo chromosome 9, aBufBuf1.1, whole genome shotgun sequence genomic region:
- the RPUSD3 gene encoding mitochondrial mRNA pseudouridine synthase RPUSD3 → MAAVYRHTAIRSGWRTVTAIGSLGCARRKCSAPWYQEHLETKEKGHRSPSRMQEERSSIFKNPGVTTVEKMSKESLCEHLAQNVVYMEGPLVAINKSQGLSITSSSEGLSVVSILPELKQILQMKSDLHVVKAAPKESSGLVLLSTCHITTKKLEDFYAVCRRSERPITTFCAVTLGTPSPAEGEISVALKVENIGDQDLVVPVMHPSKGSLERREVKRTGTRYRVLHSAEGCSLLQLQPMSVYREQLLVHCTLKFCPILGDHIYSARVAKILGENIHVPLDLATPRAQWIEEKILGKMHLTEQQVPRIPLHLHLHHLLMPDGSSTHLTAPPPPFFQRTMELLHLKMKRSALMDR, encoded by the exons ATGGCGGCTGTGTACCGGCACACAGCGATCAGGAGCGGCTGGAGAACAGTAACCGCGATAGGCAGCCTGGGCTGTGCAAGGAGGAAATGCTCGGCGCCCTG GTATCAGGAACATTTGGAGACTAAGGAGAAGGGGCACAGATCTCCCTCCAGAATGCAAGAAGAAAGATCCAGCATCTTTAAGAACCCAGGAGTCACAACTGTGGAAAAGATGAGCAAGGAGTCGCTGTGTGAGCACCTGGCACAGAATGTGGTGTATATGGAAG GTCCACTTGTCGCCATCAACAAATCCCAGGGGCTCTCCATTACAA GTAGTTCAGAGGGGCTTTCGGTGGTGTCCATACTCCCAGAGTtgaagcagatactgcagatgaagTCAGATCTCCACGTGGTGAAAGCTGCGCCAAA GGAGAGTTCTGGGCTGGTTCTGCTCTCTACTTGTCATATCACCACGAAGAAATTAGAAGATTTTTACGCTGTGTGCCGTAGATCAGAGCGGCCAATCACAACATTCTG TGCTGTAACTCTTGGCACCCCCAGTCCGGCTGAAGGGGAGATAAGCGTGGCCCTGAAAGTGGAGAATATCGGCGACCAGGATCTA GTTGTCCCTGTGATGCATCCGTCCAAAGGAagcctggagaggagagaggtgaaGAGAACAGGAACCAGGTACAGGGTTCTCCACTCTGCGGAGGGCTGCTCTCTTCTGCAGCTGCAGCCCATGAGCG TTTATAGAGAGCAACTTTTGGTTCACTGCACACTAAAGTTCTGCCCGATACTAGGCGACCACATTTACAGTGCACGAGTGGCAAAAATATTAGGAGAGAACATCCACGTACCCCTGGATCTTGCAACCCCAAGGGCACAG TGGATAGAAGAGAAGATTCTCGGTAAGATGCATCTAACAGAGCAGCAGGTGCCCCGGATACCTCTTCACCTTCACCTGCACCATCTGCTGATGCCAGACGGCTCCTCAACGCATCTCACTGCTCCGCCACCTCCTTTCTTCCAGCGGACAATGGAGCTTCTGCATCTTAAGATGAAGCGATCTGCTCTTATGGATCGTTAA